GAAAGAGATGGTGCGGCTCGTCGATGAGGTACTGCGCCTGAATCTGAGCTGCTCCAAAGGCTTCGCTGACTCCCGAGTGACGATCATCGATCCCGCCATGGGAACAGGTACATTCCTCAGCGCGATCGTCGACCTCGTCGCCGAGCGCCGATCCGCCGGAGGAAACGACGGCTTCCGAGCCGAAGCCGTCGAGGAACTCGCACAGCGACTCATAGGCTTCGAGAAGCAGATGGCCGCCTATGCCGTCGCTCAGATGCGCATCTCGCAGACCTTGCGCACCCACGACTCCCATACTCAGCTGAATGATCTGCGCCTGCATCTTAATGACACCCTCACAGACCCATGGGAGCGCCCCACCCTGTTCGGTGGCACCGGAGCCGATGTTCTACGCCGGGAGACCGAAGCCGCTAACCACATCAAGAGAGACGAGGAAGTAACGGTTGTCATCGGGAACCCTCCCGATCGAGAGGACGCACAAGGTGAAGGAGGCTGGATCGAGAAAGGCTCCGCGAAGCACGGCCCACCGCTACTGGACGACTTCCGACTGCGCGGCACCAACGGCGTCTACGAGAAGAAACTCAAGAACCTCTATGTGTACTTCTGGCGTTGGGCGACCTACAAGGTATTCGAGCAGCACCACCCCGCGCATCACCGAGGAATAGTCTGCTTCGTGACCACGGCCGGCTTCCTTCGAGGACCCGGTTTCAGGGGGATGCGTGAGTATCTGCGCTCAACTTGCTCAGAGGGGTGGATAATCGATCTGACCCCGGAAGGTAAGCAGCCTCCCGTACGAACCAGGTTCTTTCCCGGAGTTCAACAAGAGCTGGCCATAGCCCTCTTCGTACGTAGGGGTGTATCAGAAACGCAGGGCCTAGCACCTGTGCACTACGTGGCGGTGACTGGCACCCGTGACGAGAAGCAGGCACAGCTGGTCGATTTGCACATAGATGACATCAGCTGGCAACCGTGCCACCACGAGGCGCATGCCCCTTTCACACCGGCCCCGACAACCCGATGGTCCGAATTTCCCGCCCTGGGCGATATTATGCCCTGGACCCGACAAGGCATGCAGACCAAGCGCACCTGGGTCTATGGAGTCGACGAGGAGAACTTACGGCAGCGCTGGGACAGGCTGGTTCACGAACCCGACCCGGAAGAGAAGCGAACGCTTTTCAGCGAATCCCGTGACCGGAAAATAGGAAGCACAGTAGCCTATCGACTCCCCGGCCAACCTGGACGGCCACTCACAGAAGAACGAGGAAGCTGTCCACGTCTGAAGCAAATTCTTCATCGTAGCTTTGACCGGCAGTGGATCATACCTGACAGCCGAGTAATCGACTATCCTCGACCAAGCCTCTGGGACGCAGATTGCAATGACCAGTTGTTCCTCATCGAACAACACAGTCGACCGATAAGGTCAGGGCCCGCCCTTATCTTCTCCGCCCTGATCCCAGATATGCATTGCTTCAACAACGACGGCGGTAGAGTACTGCCATTGCGACATTCAGATGGATCACCCAACATCACGCCCGGCCTGCTGGCACATCTCGCGAATTCGTACGGCCTGCCAATGATCTCGCCAGAAGACTTAGCTGCTTACATAGCCGGTGTCACCGCGCATCCAGCCTTCACTCAGAGATTCCGAGAAGAACTCAACTCTCCGGGCATCAGGATCCCGCTCACTGCTGATCTCCATTTGTGGCTCGACGCCACAAAAATCGGATATGAACTCATCCGGATATCGACCTTCGGCGCACTCTTCGACAATGCAGGGACCGAGGTCAGCGGCAGCGCAACAGAACCTGTCACGTACTCGGTACGCGTCGACCCATCAGAACTTCCCTCATCTCTTTCCTATGATCCCGAGCGTCAGGCGCTGCGGATTGGGACGGGAGAGTTTCTGGGGGTCACCGAGCGCATGCGTCACTATGATGTGGGCGGCCGAAACGTACTGGACAGCTGGCTCGCCGCACGCTGCAGCGGGCCTAAAGGGCGCAACCTCAGCGAATTGGACGAGATCCGCAGCGAGCGCTGGAAACCAGGTTGGAGCAGCGAACTCATAGAGGTTCTCAAGGCGCTTCACCACCTCACGAGACTGGAGCCGCCACAGGAATCCCTACTGGAACGCGTTCTGAGCGGACCACTGATTGATGTAGCCGAGTTGACGCGTCGCGGAGTACTTCAACCTCCCACGTACGCGCGGGCACCGAGGCAGACGCACACCAACGAGGAGATGCTCCCCGGAATGGGCGATCTCGATGGGCATCCACCGTCGCCGGTACAGCCACTGGCGCCTGCACCGCCAGAAAGCTCGACCCGTCCGACACTTCAGCCACGTAAACGCCGCAGCTCACAGGAGCGGCCAAAGCATCACCCGCCAGCCTGACAGGACTCAATCAGATAGGCCCCGCCCTGTGGATACTTGGAGCGGCAGACGAGTCGGGCTGTACGCCGGGTTCTGTCGCCCGACTGCCTCGCGGCGGCCGGGGAGACGGCCATCCATCTAGGGCCGGTGTTGCCACCGGCCTCGTGCGGTCTACCCGGGAACTCGGGCGAGCAGCCCTCGGACGTTCCCGCAGAGTGCTTTTTACGGCGCTCCTTTTGACCTTGCTCCAGGTGGGGTTTACCTAGCTGCCCAGGTCACCCTGGGCACTGGTGGTCTCTTACACCACCGTTTCACCCTTACCGAGGACCGAGGTCCCCGGCGGTCTGTTTTCTGTGGCACTGTCCCGCGGGTCACCCCGGGTGGCCGTTAGCCACCACCTTGCCCTGTGGAGCCCGGACGTTCCTCGGGAAGCCCCCGTCAAGGGGACTCCACGCGGCCGTCCGCCCGGCTCGTCTGCCGTGTCGACCATGTTACCGGGCCCTCGTCCCTCGCAGGACCGGCCGCTGTCGCCAGGACCGAGCCCGCCAGGATCAACGTGAACGCCGCCCCCACGCCCAGAGTCAGTTCCTCCCCCAGGAACAGCGCGCCCGCCGCCACCGCCACCGCCGGGTTGACGTACGTGATCACGGTCGAGCGCGTCGGGCCGACCTCCTTGATCAGCTCCAGGAAGGCGACGAAGGCCACCGCCGTGCAGATCACGCCGAGGCCCGCCAAGGCCAGCAGGACGGTGGGCGAGGGCACGGTGGCAGGCCAGGTCATCGCGGCCGGCGTTGCGTACACCACGGCCGCCAAGCCCAGGCAGGATGCCGTGAGCTGCAGGGACGGGACATTCCGTAGGTGCCGTGCCGCTATCAGGGGTGCCGTCGCGTAGCCCACCACCGTCACCAGTACCTCCGCCAGCGAGCGGGCGTCCCCGCCCGTCAGGTGCGGGACGGTCAGGATCCCCACACCCGCCAGGCCCAGTCCCAGACCCGTCAGCCGCCGCGCCCCCAGCCGCTCCGTGTCGCCGAAGAAGCGGGCCAGCGCCACTCCCACGATCGGGACCCCGGCGATCAGCAGGCCCGCCGTCGAGCTGGACAGGTGGCGTTCGGCGTCCGTGAGCGTGAACCACGGGCCGATGATCTCGATGCACGCGAAGGCCAGCATCGGCTTCCAGAACGACCTGACGGTCCCCGCCAAGCCCCTCGCCGCGAACGGCAGCAGCAGCGCCGCGCCCAGCGCGCATCGCGTGAACACCACGACCGACGGGGACAGCGGGGCCTCCACCGCCACCTTGATCATCAGGTAGGGGATGCCCCAGACCACTCCCATCAGGGAGAACAGGAACCAGCCGCGTGCAGTCATGCACACACTGTCGGCCGGATCAGGGTCTGCGGTCTTGAACGCTGTTGCGGTACGCCGCCGGGGTCACGCCGAGGACGCGGCGGAACCAGCGGGTGAGGTGCGCCTGGTCCGCGAAGCCGACGAGTGACGCGACCTCGGCCGGTCGCAGGCCCGTGTCCAGGAGGCGGCGGGCGCGGGTGACGCGGTACTGGGCCAGCCAGGCGTACGGCGGCAGCCCCATCGTCGTACGGAAGGCGCGGAGCAACTGGTAGCGGGACAGGCCCAGTTCCTCGGCCAGCGCCGCCAGTGACGGGGGCTCCAGGAGTTCGTCGGCCAGCCGGTCCCGTACGGCTACAGCGATGCGGTCCGCGCCCGGGATCGTGTCCGTCGTGGCCCGGGCCGTGGAGTGGCGGCGGGCCAGGGCCGTGAGCAGCCAGGGGAGGCGCGACTCGGTCTCCAGGGGGTCGGGGCGGGCGCCCAGTTCGGTGTGGGTGAGGAGGATCGCCGCGGCCAGTTCGGGGTCGTCTATCAGTGGCTCGCGGAAGTGCGGGACACCGCCCAGCGTTCCTTCCGTCAGCAGCGAGGTCTCCGCGTACAGGGCGCGGTAGGCGTAGCCGTCGGTCGCGTTGCCGGGGCCGCCCGTGTGCACCTCGCCGGGGGCCAGGACGACGATGGAGCCGGGGCCTGTGCGGATGTGGCCGCCGCGGTAGTCGATGACCTCGGTGCCGTCGACGCAGACGCCGACCGTGAACTCGTCGTGGGCGTGCGGGGCGTAGACATGCTTGTCGAAGCGGGCGGTCAGGAGGTCCAGGGACGGACCGCACCGGCCCAGCCGGGCCCTTGTCCACAAGGCCTGCTCACCCATCCGACGCCCCCCTTCCCGCCAAGCCTTCCCACCGAGCTTCCCCACCGAGCGTGGCCCGCTCATGAGCCGGTCACGGGACGACTCTCAGGGGTGGAACGTCTTCAGGCCCCGTTTCCATGCCGCCCCCAGGTCGGCGTCGTCCGGAAACCGGCCGTGGATCTCCAGGACCACCATCCCGTGGGCGAAGGCCCACACCGAACGGGCCAGGTCGAGGTCGCCGCCGCACACCCGCATCAGCGGCATCGCGGCCCGCTCCTCCAGGCCGGCGGGCAACGCTGCGCGGGGCAGGGGGCGTTCGGTGGCGAGGCAGTAGAGGTGGGGGTGGTCGAGGGCGTAGGTGCGGTAGGCCTCCGCCAGGGTCAGGAGGGAGCCGGGGTCGCGTTCCTCCGCCGCCTCCAGCGCCGCCGCCGACTCCTCCAGCATCTGCGCGATCAGCTCCACCTCCACGGCGTGCTTGTCGGGGAAGTGCTTGTAGAGGGAGGGCGCCTTGATGCCGAGGCGGTCGGCGAGGGTTCGCAGGGTGAGTGCGGTGGGCCCGGACTCCTCCAGGAGGGTCCGGGCGGCCGTCGCGATCTCGCGGGCGCGGGGGGTGAGGCGGTCAGTCACGCTGGAAGCCCTCCTTCGTACGCAGTCCGTAGCCGAAGGCGCGATCGTACGAGATGTGCGCGAGCCAGCCGCACAGGGCCGCGAAGGCGGGGGCCCAGGCGAAGAAGGGCTGGAAGGCGTAGGCCAGCAGCAGGGCCAGCGGGACCAGCGCCCGGTGCATGGCGTTGTAGTACGGCACCGCGCGCGGCGGCAGCTGTCCCTTCGCCATCCGGGGCGCGTCGTCGAGGGCCACGAGGAAGGTCAGGTCCGGCAGGACGAAGAAGGCGAGCGCGAGGGTGCCGGCGAGCCAGCCGTGGTTGACGGCCTCCAGGACCGCGAAGGCGGACCAGAACAGGGCGTTGGCGAGCCATGCGGTGCGGCGGGCGAGGGAGCGGACCGAGCGGTGCGTGGTGGTGCTCGTGACGGTGCTCATGACTGCCTCCGGGTCGGGTCGATGGCTCGATCGTTGGGTGGGCTCGACAGGTGGTAGCTAACAGCGTTAGCCCCATATCCATGAAGGTACGGCTAACAGCGTTAGCCGTCAAGAGGGGGCACCGACCACCGCGCCGACACTGCCCACTGGGCGCCGACACCGCCCACGGCGCGCCGCCGCTTGACCCTGCCGCAGCGTCAACGTCTCTACTGATCCCATGCGGATCGGAGAACTCGCCGCGGCCGTCGGCGTCACCACGCGGACCGTGCGGCACTACCACCATCAGGGGCTGCTGCCGGAGCCGGAGCGGCTGGGCAACGGGTACCGGAACTACACCCTGCGGCACGCCGTCGTCCTCGCGCGGATCCGGCGGCTGACCGAGTTGGGGCTGGGGCTCGCGGAGGTGCGGGACGTACTGGCCGATGACACGG
Above is a window of Streptomyces sp. NBC_00490 DNA encoding:
- a CDS encoding helix-turn-helix domain-containing protein; amino-acid sequence: MGEQALWTRARLGRCGPSLDLLTARFDKHVYAPHAHDEFTVGVCVDGTEVIDYRGGHIRTGPGSIVVLAPGEVHTGGPGNATDGYAYRALYAETSLLTEGTLGGVPHFREPLIDDPELAAAILLTHTELGARPDPLETESRLPWLLTALARRHSTARATTDTIPGADRIAVAVRDRLADELLEPPSLAALAEELGLSRYQLLRAFRTTMGLPPYAWLAQYRVTRARRLLDTGLRPAEVASLVGFADQAHLTRWFRRVLGVTPAAYRNSVQDRRP
- a CDS encoding type ISP restriction/modification enzyme, whose product is MINAIHADAFPEKCTACPGAPQRFPGAGMRGGTWIDRVVADFGAQCKQVLGVGEHEAGIRSAVESLLGASAVELGLHLRLHPEARLTDLGIRPDFAASLGENKQQTFGYVELKSPKKRDISPGGLRGKDRKQWEAMSRLPNVLYTNGQTWILYQNGQQQGKIIQLEGDIYRSGRRLQAPGTTAAAFERMLSDFLFWNPRPLTTVRHLVSTIAPLCGLLRDEVHDRLREEERYRGDDGIRRGPGRPFTELAQTWENFLFPHTDERDHKVAFSDRYAQTVTFALLLARADKISLENRNLHEVGDLLGADHTVMGRALQILTDHVGKQFKNSLDVLVRVVNAVDWDTILEREPDAHVLLYEHFLQEYDPELRKASGTYYTPAALVKEMVRLVDEVLRLNLSCSKGFADSRVTIIDPAMGTGTFLSAIVDLVAERRSAGGNDGFRAEAVEELAQRLIGFEKQMAAYAVAQMRISQTLRTHDSHTQLNDLRLHLNDTLTDPWERPTLFGGTGADVLRRETEAANHIKRDEEVTVVIGNPPDREDAQGEGGWIEKGSAKHGPPLLDDFRLRGTNGVYEKKLKNLYVYFWRWATYKVFEQHHPAHHRGIVCFVTTAGFLRGPGFRGMREYLRSTCSEGWIIDLTPEGKQPPVRTRFFPGVQQELAIALFVRRGVSETQGLAPVHYVAVTGTRDEKQAQLVDLHIDDISWQPCHHEAHAPFTPAPTTRWSEFPALGDIMPWTRQGMQTKRTWVYGVDEENLRQRWDRLVHEPDPEEKRTLFSESRDRKIGSTVAYRLPGQPGRPLTEERGSCPRLKQILHRSFDRQWIIPDSRVIDYPRPSLWDADCNDQLFLIEQHSRPIRSGPALIFSALIPDMHCFNNDGGRVLPLRHSDGSPNITPGLLAHLANSYGLPMISPEDLAAYIAGVTAHPAFTQRFREELNSPGIRIPLTADLHLWLDATKIGYELIRISTFGALFDNAGTEVSGSATEPVTYSVRVDPSELPSSLSYDPERQALRIGTGEFLGVTERMRHYDVGGRNVLDSWLAARCSGPKGRNLSELDEIRSERWKPGWSSELIEVLKALHHLTRLEPPQESLLERVLSGPLIDVAELTRRGVLQPPTYARAPRQTHTNEEMLPGMGDLDGHPPSPVQPLAPAPPESSTRPTLQPRKRRSSQERPKHHPPA
- a CDS encoding DUF4260 family protein: MSTVTSTTTHRSVRSLARRTAWLANALFWSAFAVLEAVNHGWLAGTLALAFFVLPDLTFLVALDDAPRMAKGQLPPRAVPYYNAMHRALVPLALLLAYAFQPFFAWAPAFAALCGWLAHISYDRAFGYGLRTKEGFQRD
- a CDS encoding TetR/AcrR family transcriptional regulator codes for the protein MTDRLTPRAREIATAARTLLEESGPTALTLRTLADRLGIKAPSLYKHFPDKHAVEVELIAQMLEESAAALEAAEERDPGSLLTLAEAYRTYALDHPHLYCLATERPLPRAALPAGLEERAAMPLMRVCGGDLDLARSVWAFAHGMVVLEIHGRFPDDADLGAAWKRGLKTFHP